One stretch of Bombina bombina isolate aBomBom1 chromosome 7, aBomBom1.pri, whole genome shotgun sequence DNA includes these proteins:
- the BHLHE40 gene encoding class E basic helix-loop-helix protein 40, whose amino-acid sequence MERIPSTQPSTNYLERSSSLSGVDLSHMYQVFKPRKGLKKCDDNKDTYKLPHRLIEKKRRDRINECIAQLKELLPEHLKLTTLGHLEKAVVLELTLKHLQSLSSLIEQQQQQIISLQRGSPSEAKKNSGEDMFRSGFQLCAEEALRFLKDGERCELVSHLHRVASDISQSPERTLPFPVDSAPKENATNCVPVIQRAGPVSAGEQSGTDTDTDSGYGETEKGEGIREQTGARKKRVSSSSNMDMMIKQEPEEPPRKRPRMEGTEVETQLGISDFNSTGSYHTSPPPPFCLPFYLIPPSASAYLPMLEKYWYPSSIPLMYPMLSQSGPSVSPQDSSLLMQVLKQASTPNMDGKD is encoded by the exons ATGGAAAGGATTCCCAGTACTCAGCCCTCAACTAACTATCTGGAGAGATCTTCCTCACTGTCTGG GGTGGATTTATCACATATGTATCAAGTTTTTAAACCAAGAAAAGGGCTGAAAAAGTGTGATGACAATAAG GATACATACAAACTACCGCATCGACTCATTGAGAAAAAACGAAGAGATAGAATTAATGAATGTATTGCTCAACTCAAAGAACTGCTTCCTGAGCACCTCAAACTGACG ACTCTGGGACACCTGGAGAAGGCTGTCGTTCTTGAGCTAACCCTGAAACATCTACAATCTTTGTCCAGCCTGATTGAGCAGCAACAACAACAGATTATCAGTCTGCAGAGAG GTTCTCCATCAGAAGCTAAGAAAAATTCTGGAGAGGATATGTTCCGTTCAGGGTTCCAGCTATGTGCAGAGGAGGCTTTGCGTTTTTTGAAGGATGGTGAGAGATGTGAGTTGGTTTCTCACCTTCATCGTGTTGCTTCAGATATCAGCCAAAGCCCTGAAAGAACTTTACCGTTTCCTGTTGATTCCGCCCCCAAAGAAAACGCCACAAACTGTGTGCCTGTTATTCAACGTGCAGGTCCTGTTTCAGCTGGGGAACAAAGTGGGACTGATACTGACACAGACAGTGGATATGGGGAAACAGAAAAGGGGGAAGGAATCCGCGAACAGACGGGAGCCAGAAAAAAAAGGGTCTCCAGTTCTTCAAACATGGACATGATGATCAAACAGGAACCAGAGGAGCCCCCTAGAAAGAGACCCAGGATGGAAGGCACAGAGGTGGAAACCCAGCTTGGCATCAGTGATTTCAATTCAACAGGGTCTTATCATACCAGCCCTCCTCCTCCCTTTTGTCTCCCCTTTTATCTTATACCCCCTTCTGCCTCTGCCTATCTCCCCATGTTGGAGAAATACTGGTACCCAAGTTCTATACCCTTGATGTACCCAATGCTATCACAATCCGGGCCATCAGTATCTCCCCAAGACTCGTCATTACTGATGCAAGTCCTCAAACAAGCATCCACACCAAATATGGATGGGAAGGACTGA